A region of Nitrospinota bacterium DNA encodes the following proteins:
- a CDS encoding polysaccharide biosynthesis protein: MMRIALKNPHTWIVMGVDTALIILSFWLSFWLRFETITPDQYTIFINLLAPVLVVKHTAFIYYGMQSGMWRFTGVIDLINLIKASVISFAVIVIGVSFVYYSTFTGGISRTVFVIDTFITVCLIGSFRLLIRFYFTRNIKIGGVWELIKPSRLSGEKTHGGIPALIYGANERGEILLRSLMSPLNPSHYEIAGFVDDSSVYDGVNIHGYPILGGLDKLEDTVSRLNVRELLIASQMDPEMVERINARCKAAGILCRIVPAHLDGFHEKIDATRLRGIQIEDLLSRTPVTIDYTMVADALNGKRVMITGAGGSIGSELARKLAEFSPAAMILVDIGENYLFELGRSLERFDGVNATYHCADITNSAKMERLFEKFRPQFVFHAAAHKHVPMMEMNRDEAIRNNIGGIKVVADLSERFGAERFILISTDKAVNPSNVMGATKRVCELYAQIKAQKSKTAFLTVRFGNVLGSNGSVVPIFLKQIEERGPVTVTDEEVERYFMTIPEAVLLILQAAFMGSQGELFILDMGSPVKIADLARKMIQLAGFVPGKDIEIAYTGLRPGEKLKEELSGVGEVMEPTAHPKINRVAAGLVEADAVETAINRLLLKSASDPDGAYKMMMIWLSSGKAPEEDGAANPSKLILVKGSQTG, encoded by the coding sequence ATGATGAGGATCGCCTTAAAGAACCCCCACACATGGATCGTGATGGGGGTGGACACCGCCCTTATCATCCTCTCCTTCTGGCTTTCATTCTGGCTGCGGTTTGAAACGATAACGCCGGACCAGTACACCATTTTCATCAACCTTCTGGCCCCGGTGCTGGTGGTCAAGCACACCGCCTTCATCTACTACGGCATGCAGTCGGGCATGTGGCGCTTCACGGGGGTGATCGACCTTATCAACCTGATAAAGGCATCCGTCATCAGTTTCGCGGTGATCGTCATCGGCGTGAGCTTCGTTTATTACTCCACGTTCACCGGGGGCATTTCCAGGACCGTGTTCGTGATAGACACGTTCATCACGGTGTGCCTGATAGGTTCGTTCCGGCTGCTCATCAGGTTCTACTTCACCAGGAACATCAAGATCGGCGGCGTATGGGAACTTATAAAACCTTCCAGGCTTTCCGGCGAGAAGACGCACGGCGGCATACCGGCGCTCATCTACGGAGCCAACGAGCGCGGCGAGATATTGCTGCGCTCCCTTATGAGCCCGCTGAACCCCTCCCATTACGAAATAGCCGGGTTCGTGGACGACTCGAGCGTTTACGACGGGGTGAATATCCACGGCTACCCGATCCTCGGCGGGCTGGACAAGCTGGAGGACACCGTATCCCGGCTCAACGTAAGGGAACTGTTGATCGCATCCCAGATGGACCCGGAAATGGTGGAGCGGATAAACGCCCGGTGCAAGGCGGCGGGGATATTGTGCCGGATAGTGCCGGCGCACCTGGACGGGTTCCATGAAAAGATAGACGCCACCCGCCTGCGAGGCATCCAGATAGAGGACCTTTTGAGCCGCACGCCGGTCACCATCGATTACACAATGGTGGCAGACGCCCTCAACGGCAAAAGGGTGATGATCACAGGCGCCGGGGGGTCTATAGGCAGCGAGCTTGCGCGCAAGCTGGCGGAGTTCTCGCCTGCCGCCATGATCCTTGTGGACATAGGGGAGAACTACCTTTTCGAGCTTGGCCGCTCCCTGGAGCGGTTTGACGGGGTGAACGCCACCTACCACTGCGCGGACATAACAAACTCCGCCAAGATGGAACGGCTTTTCGAGAAGTTCAGGCCCCAGTTCGTCTTTCACGCCGCCGCCCACAAGCATGTGCCCATGATGGAGATGAACAGGGACGAGGCCATCCGTAACAATATCGGCGGCATAAAGGTGGTGGCTGACCTTTCGGAGCGTTTCGGGGCGGAGCGGTTCATCCTCATCTCCACGGACAAGGCGGTGAACCCTTCCAACGTGATGGGCGCCACCAAGCGGGTGTGCGAGCTTTACGCCCAAATCAAGGCGCAAAAAAGCAAGACGGCGTTCCTGACGGTGCGGTTCGGCAACGTGCTGGGGAGCAACGGGAGCGTTGTCCCCATATTCTTAAAGCAGATCGAGGAGCGCGGGCCTGTCACCGTCACCGACGAGGAGGTGGAACGGTATTTTATGACCATCCCGGAGGCGGTGCTGCTGATATTGCAGGCGGCCTTCATGGGAAGCCAGGGGGAGCTTTTCATCCTGGACATGGGAAGCCCGGTGAAAATAGCCGACCTGGCGCGCAAAATGATCCAGTTGGCCGGATTCGTGCCGGGCAAGGACATAGAAATAGCGTACACCGGCCTGCGCCCCGGCGAAAAGCTCAAAGAGGAGCTTTCCGGCGTCGGTGAAGTGATGGAGCCGACGGCCCATCCGAAGATTAACCGCGTGGCGGCCGGCCTTGTCGAAGCGGACGCCGTGGAGACGGCCATAAACCGCCTGCTCTTAAAATCGGCCTCTGATCCGGACGGGGCTTATAAAATGATGATGATCTGGCTATCGTCCGGGAAGGCGCCAGAAGAGGACGGCGCCGCGAATCCATCCAAGCTGATCCTTGTCAAGGGAAGCCAGACGGGGTGA
- a CDS encoding sigma-54-dependent Fis family transcriptional regulator — MAEETKHLILAVDDEEDNLALLKGRLTRRGYDVVCVPSGIVALGELEKISPDLVLLDVMMPGMDGYETCRKIKEQAVNEFLPIILLTAKDDKESKLKGFEIGADDYVTKPFDMDELIARIRAMLRIRSLKLDLAEARNEVNRLNHELKGNYGFDNIIGGSEAMREVFEKMQGAARVTSPVIITGESGTGKELVARGIHFASQVAGKPFVPVNCASLPSDLIESELFGHKKGAFTGAVSSSQGLFKAADGGTIFLDEIGELPKEAQAKLLRVLQDGKLRPVGGTEEISINVRVIAATNVDLDEAVEEGRFREDLYYRITVLPIEMPPLRNRRPDIPLLAKFFINQFNSKFNRSVKGVDDTAMEALMNYDWPGNVREFQNVIERCYAYADMDWISSGHLSLHKAIRRRDAEEEPAAGKGAQGDGNVPTLEEAEKALIERAMLLADNNKAKAAKILGIHRSRLYKKLEHYGIGL; from the coding sequence ATGGCTGAAGAAACAAAACATCTTATCCTTGCGGTGGACGACGAGGAGGACAACCTCGCCCTGCTCAAAGGCAGGCTCACCCGGCGGGGCTACGATGTGGTGTGCGTTCCGTCAGGGATTGTTGCGCTTGGCGAACTGGAGAAAATATCCCCAGACCTGGTGCTGCTGGACGTGATGATGCCCGGCATGGACGGGTATGAGACGTGCCGCAAGATAAAAGAACAGGCGGTCAACGAGTTCCTCCCCATAATCCTCCTCACCGCAAAGGACGACAAGGAGTCCAAACTCAAGGGATTTGAGATCGGCGCGGACGATTATGTTACCAAGCCTTTCGACATGGACGAGCTTATCGCCCGCATCCGGGCCATGCTTCGCATCCGCTCGCTCAAGCTAGACCTTGCGGAAGCGCGCAACGAGGTCAACCGGCTCAACCACGAGCTTAAGGGCAACTACGGGTTTGACAACATCATCGGCGGATCGGAGGCGATGCGGGAGGTGTTCGAGAAGATGCAGGGGGCGGCCCGGGTGACAAGCCCTGTGATCATCACCGGCGAATCGGGCACCGGCAAGGAGCTTGTGGCGCGGGGGATACATTTTGCCAGCCAGGTGGCCGGAAAACCGTTCGTGCCGGTGAATTGCGCCTCGCTTCCCAGCGACCTTATAGAGTCGGAGCTTTTCGGCCACAAAAAAGGGGCGTTCACCGGGGCGGTCTCCTCGTCGCAGGGGCTTTTCAAGGCGGCGGACGGGGGTACCATATTCCTGGACGAAATAGGGGAGCTTCCAAAGGAGGCGCAGGCCAAGCTTTTGCGCGTGTTGCAGGACGGAAAGCTCCGCCCGGTGGGGGGGACGGAGGAGATAAGCATTAACGTCCGGGTAATAGCCGCAACAAACGTGGACCTGGACGAGGCGGTGGAAGAGGGGCGGTTCCGCGAGGACCTGTATTACAGGATAACCGTGCTCCCCATCGAAATGCCCCCGTTGCGCAACAGGAGGCCGGACATACCGCTTCTGGCGAAATTCTTCATCAACCAGTTCAACTCCAAGTTCAACCGCTCCGTAAAAGGGGTGGACGACACGGCCATGGAAGCTCTGATGAACTACGACTGGCCCGGCAACGTGCGGGAATTCCAGAACGTGATAGAGCGCTGCTACGCCTACGCCGATATGGACTGGATATCAAGCGGCCACTTAAGCCTGCACAAGGCCATACGCCGCAGGGACGCGGAGGAAGAGCCGGCCGCCGGCAAGGGAGCCCAAGGAGACGGGAATGTCCCCACGCTCGAAGAGGCCGAGAAAGCCCTCATAGAGCGCGCCATGCTGCTGGCCGACAACAACAAGGCCAAGGCGGCAAAGATACTGGGCATCCACCGTTCCCGCCTGTATAAAAAACTGGAGCATTACGGCATCGGCCTTTAG
- a CDS encoding NAD-dependent epimerase produces MGERILVTGAAGFIGFHLCSRLLKEGASVTGLDSLNDYYDVNLKKARLAILKENPSFEFMHLKLEETDGMEKMFSTRKFRTVVNLAAQAGVRYSLENPLAYVSANLVGFGNILEGCRLHGVEHLVYASSSSVYGANKTFPFSEKHNVDHPMSLYAATKKSNELLAHSYSSIFGLPTTGLRFFTVYGPWGRPDMALFKFTKGILENKPIDVYNHGDMSRDFTYIDDIVDGVVKVMSKIPAGDPAWNGEKPEPNVSYAPYRVYNIGNNKPEDLMLMIGLLEDLLGKKAEKNFLPMQPGDIKATAADISAISRDFGFSPATSIREGIPRFVEWYRKYYGV; encoded by the coding sequence ATGGGCGAGAGGATACTTGTCACCGGCGCCGCCGGTTTTATCGGTTTTCACCTGTGCTCCAGGCTGTTGAAAGAAGGGGCGTCCGTCACCGGCCTGGACAGCCTGAACGACTACTACGACGTAAACCTCAAAAAGGCGCGGCTGGCCATTCTGAAGGAAAATCCCTCCTTTGAGTTCATGCATTTGAAGCTGGAGGAGACGGACGGCATGGAGAAAATGTTCTCCACCCGCAAATTCAGGACAGTGGTGAACCTGGCGGCGCAGGCAGGCGTGAGGTATTCGCTGGAAAATCCGCTCGCGTACGTCAGCGCAAACCTGGTGGGCTTTGGCAACATACTCGAAGGGTGCCGGCTGCACGGGGTGGAGCATCTTGTTTACGCCTCTTCAAGCTCGGTGTACGGCGCCAACAAGACGTTCCCATTCTCCGAAAAGCACAATGTGGACCATCCCATGTCGCTGTACGCGGCCACGAAGAAGTCCAACGAGCTTCTGGCCCACAGCTACAGCAGCATTTTCGGCCTGCCAACCACCGGCCTGCGGTTTTTCACCGTTTACGGCCCCTGGGGAAGGCCGGACATGGCGCTTTTCAAGTTCACCAAGGGGATATTGGAGAACAAGCCGATAGACGTGTACAACCACGGCGATATGAGCCGGGACTTCACGTATATAGACGACATAGTGGACGGCGTGGTGAAGGTGATGAGCAAGATACCGGCCGGCGATCCTGCGTGGAACGGCGAAAAGCCGGAGCCAAACGTAAGCTACGCGCCTTATCGGGTGTATAATATCGGGAATAACAAGCCGGAAGACCTTATGCTGATGATCGGACTGCTTGAGGACCTGCTGGGCAAGAAAGCGGAAAAGAACTTTTTGCCGATGCAGCCTGGCGACATAAAGGCGACCGCCGCGGACATTTCGGCCATCAGCCGGGATTTCGGCTTTTCGCCGGCCACTTCCATCCGGGAGGGGATTCCCCGGTTCGTGGAATGGTACAGGAAATATTACGGCGTGTGA
- a CDS encoding sigma-54-dependent Fis family transcriptional regulator, whose product MSERRILIVDDNPDNLELLSVLMERNNWESDTAESGVAALAMMEKNVYDVVITDLMMPAMNGLELLVKTKERFPGVEVIIVTAYGSIPTAIEAIKKGAYSYLLRPFEPDDVALAIRKIYELLEIRSQNMMLREELTKALKYDKIVGASQIMRRVYELVDNVANTNSTVLIQGESGVGKELIARALHNKSPRAAGPFIKVSCAALPEPLLESELFGHEKGAFTGAVAARKGRFELADKGTLFLDEIGEITQATQVKLLRVIQEREFERIGGNKTISTDVRIITATNKNLPDEVAKGNFREDLFYRLNVIAIDVPPLRERRQDIPTLAYHFLERYATETGRSIRAFTDEALAMMSNYPWPGNVRELQNVVERAVALTRDEVIDEEDLPENVRGPAAFSDLPDPEPGDTGVIPLRMAKGAWEKSYIERTLRKFGGNITHAADALELARKNLQEKIKAYDIDVSRFVKQ is encoded by the coding sequence ATGAGCGAACGCCGAATCCTTATCGTGGACGACAATCCGGACAACCTGGAGCTGCTCTCCGTCCTCATGGAGCGCAACAACTGGGAGAGCGACACCGCCGAGTCCGGCGTGGCCGCCCTGGCCATGATGGAAAAGAACGTTTACGACGTGGTAATCACAGACCTTATGATGCCGGCCATGAACGGGCTTGAGCTTCTGGTGAAGACCAAGGAGCGGTTCCCGGGGGTGGAGGTGATAATCGTCACGGCATATGGGTCCATCCCCACCGCCATCGAGGCGATCAAAAAGGGGGCGTACAGCTATCTTCTGCGCCCATTCGAGCCGGACGACGTGGCCCTGGCAATCCGCAAGATATATGAGCTTCTGGAAATCCGCTCCCAGAACATGATGCTTCGCGAGGAGCTGACAAAGGCGCTAAAGTACGACAAGATCGTGGGCGCCTCGCAGATCATGCGGCGAGTTTACGAACTGGTGGACAACGTGGCCAACACCAATTCCACGGTGCTCATACAGGGTGAAAGCGGCGTGGGCAAGGAGCTTATCGCCCGCGCCCTGCACAACAAAAGCCCCCGCGCCGCCGGGCCGTTCATCAAGGTCTCCTGCGCCGCTTTGCCGGAACCGTTGCTGGAGAGCGAACTTTTCGGGCACGAGAAAGGCGCGTTCACCGGGGCCGTGGCCGCGCGCAAGGGGCGGTTTGAGCTGGCGGACAAGGGGACGCTTTTCCTCGACGAGATCGGCGAGATCACCCAGGCCACCCAGGTGAAGCTTCTGCGGGTGATACAGGAAAGGGAGTTCGAACGTATCGGCGGGAACAAGACCATCAGCACCGACGTGCGCATAATCACCGCCACCAACAAGAACCTGCCCGACGAAGTGGCCAAAGGCAATTTCCGGGAGGACCTTTTCTACCGGCTCAACGTCATAGCCATAGATGTGCCGCCGCTGCGCGAACGGCGCCAGGACATACCCACGCTGGCATACCACTTCCTTGAAAGGTACGCCACGGAGACCGGCCGGAGCATCCGCGCCTTCACCGACGAGGCGCTGGCGATGATGAGCAATTACCCGTGGCCCGGCAACGTTCGCGAACTGCAGAACGTTGTGGAGCGCGCCGTGGCGTTGACAAGGGACGAAGTGATAGACGAAGAGGACCTGCCCGAGAACGTCCGTGGCCCCGCCGCTTTTTCGGACCTGCCGGATCCGGAGCCGGGTGACACAGGGGTGATCCCCCTGCGCATGGCCAAAGGGGCGTGGGAGAAAAGCTATATAGAGCGCACACTCCGTAAATTCGGCGGCAACATAACCCACGCCGCCGACGCGCTGGAACTTGCCCGCAAGAACCTTCAGGAGAAGATCAAGGCGTACGACATAGACGTTTCCCGGTTTGTCAAACAGTGA
- a CDS encoding metal-dependent hydrolase — translation MIFGHFTTTFMLHSLGERVRKMPPFTLVLAGALAPDVMDKGIALSGLIESYPGRAAFHSIVVEAALFAAAWLLWPERRAAIWALFAGVILHLVQDMPELEVILWPFMGPWEFVPHKSLWEKIVTLYIGKNPFHAWIGEMAGAAYCAGYFAVAMFRRARA, via the coding sequence ATGATCTTCGGCCATTTCACCACGACATTCATGCTCCACTCCCTTGGGGAGCGTGTGCGCAAAATGCCGCCGTTCACACTTGTGCTGGCCGGCGCGCTGGCCCCGGACGTGATGGACAAGGGGATAGCCCTTTCCGGCTTGATAGAATCGTATCCGGGCCGGGCGGCTTTCCATTCGATTGTGGTGGAAGCGGCGCTCTTCGCGGCGGCCTGGCTTCTTTGGCCAGAACGGCGCGCGGCTATCTGGGCGCTCTTCGCCGGGGTGATATTGCATCTGGTCCAGGACATGCCTGAATTGGAAGTTATTTTATGGCCATTTATGGGACCATGGGAATTTGTGCCGCATAAATCGCTCTGGGAAAAAATTGTGACCCTGTATATCGGCAAAAATCCATTCCATGCATGGATTGGGGAGATGGCGGGAGCGGCTTATTGCGCCGGATATTTTGCCGTGGCCATGTTCAGGAGAGCAAGGGCGTGA
- a CDS encoding sigma-54-dependent Fis family transcriptional regulator: MDMPEKAATVAIVDDAAAVRESLAEMLELKKYAAVTFVSGEDLLSWQGIGAARCFIVDIRLGGMAGTKLLEKLVKMGVMGPVIIMTGHGDVSTAVDAMKKGAYDFVEKPFEADVMLASVARAVEKANLLYQARQLKDELAAALGDREGYCGILGKSPEVAKLKDEINVYAGVMLTALVTGETGSGKELVARALHARSARAAGPFVALNMASIPESLAFVELFGCEKGAFTGADSRKTGKFEFASGGTLLLDEINSAPMAVQAGILRAIEEKRITRIGSNESVPVDVRIVAASNQDIPALAEKGLFRADLYHRLGAAVIRVPALRERREDIPVLAHAFLWESLKFYEKGEMGISPVVMDKLVSYSWPGNVRELKNTIAALALKCPGDQITDWEVPGGQTPRAAASGSLRESVNAFEKEFISEALKRTGGNLKEAAAIMEIPPRSLFDKMRKYGLDRDDFK, from the coding sequence ATGGACATGCCTGAAAAGGCCGCCACGGTGGCAATAGTGGACGACGCGGCGGCGGTGCGCGAATCCCTCGCCGAAATGCTCGAACTCAAGAAATACGCCGCAGTCACGTTTGTTTCCGGAGAAGACCTCCTTTCGTGGCAGGGGATAGGCGCGGCCCGCTGTTTCATTGTTGATATCAGGCTCGGGGGCATGGCCGGAACGAAACTGCTGGAAAAACTTGTGAAAATGGGGGTCATGGGCCCGGTGATAATAATGACAGGCCACGGGGACGTCTCCACCGCAGTGGACGCGATGAAAAAAGGCGCCTACGATTTCGTGGAAAAGCCTTTCGAGGCGGACGTGATGCTCGCTTCCGTGGCGCGGGCCGTGGAAAAGGCCAACCTCCTTTACCAGGCAAGGCAGCTAAAGGACGAGCTGGCCGCGGCGCTGGGGGACCGGGAAGGATATTGCGGGATTCTGGGAAAATCACCGGAGGTGGCAAAGCTCAAAGATGAGATCAACGTTTATGCCGGGGTCATGCTAACGGCCCTTGTGACGGGGGAGACAGGATCCGGAAAGGAGCTTGTGGCCAGGGCGCTTCATGCAAGGTCGGCCAGGGCGGCTGGCCCCTTTGTCGCGCTGAACATGGCGTCCATCCCTGAATCGCTTGCGTTCGTGGAGCTTTTCGGATGCGAGAAGGGGGCCTTCACCGGGGCGGACTCTCGCAAGACGGGAAAGTTTGAATTCGCCTCCGGGGGCACATTGTTGCTCGACGAGATAAACAGCGCCCCCATGGCCGTGCAGGCGGGGATATTGCGCGCGATAGAGGAGAAGCGCATCACCCGGATCGGATCAAACGAGTCCGTACCCGTTGACGTGCGCATAGTGGCCGCCAGCAACCAGGACATTCCGGCGCTGGCCGAAAAGGGGCTGTTCCGGGCGGACCTTTACCACAGGCTCGGCGCGGCGGTCATCCGTGTGCCGGCGTTGCGGGAAAGGAGGGAGGACATACCGGTCCTTGCGCATGCTTTCCTGTGGGAAAGTCTCAAATTCTACGAGAAGGGGGAGATGGGGATATCGCCAGTTGTCATGGACAAGCTTGTGTCCTATTCGTGGCCGGGCAACGTGCGGGAGCTTAAGAACACCATCGCCGCGCTGGCGCTAAAATGCCCGGGAGACCAGATAACGGACTGGGAAGTCCCGGGCGGCCAAACGCCAAGAGCCGCGGCTTCCGGATCGCTCCGGGAGAGCGTGAACGCCTTCGAAAAGGAGTTCATCAGCGAAGCGTTGAAACGGACGGGGGGCAACCTCAAAGAGGCGGCGGCGATCATGGAGATACCCCCCCGCTCCCTTTTCGACAAAATGCGCAAATACGGGCTCGACAGGGACGATTTTAAGTGA
- a CDS encoding carbamoyltransferase — protein sequence MYILGVSAFYHDSAAALLKDGEIVAAAQEERFTRKKHDASYPANAVDFCLKSAGIAAKDIGILAFYDKPWIKFERILETYLAYAPAGIGSFFTAIPMWLKEKLWMRDTLREKLGYEGRVVFPEHHESHAASAFFPSPFHEAAILTTDGVGEWTTTSFGQGKGSEMEILQEIRFPHSLGLLYSAFTYYTGFKVNSGEYKVMGLAPYGEPKYVKTILDNIIDLKEDGSYKLDMSYFNYCAGLTMTGGKFHDLFGGPPRKPEANLTQKEMDLARSVQDVTEEAVLRMGRHVRRVTGKKNLCMAGGVALNCVANGKLLREKVYENIWIQPAAGDAGGALGAALFAWHSVEKKPRSAGGKMDRQKGSLLGTEYGDDHIAAYLARNNIPSTRFSNVDELTDAVAKVLAEEKVVGWFHGRMEFGPRALGARSIIGDSRSPKMQSIMNLKIKFRESFRPFAPSVLREKVNDYFDMDSDSPYMLLVAPVQERRRIPMTAEQEKLFGIEKLNVPRSDIPAVTHVDYSARVQTVDAERNPAYYQLIGKFEKLTGCGVIINTSFNVRGEPIVQKPEDAYKCFMRTNMDYLVLDNHLLAKEAQPELKEDTDWRSEFELD from the coding sequence ATGTATATACTCGGCGTCTCCGCCTTTTACCACGATTCCGCCGCCGCGCTTTTAAAGGACGGCGAGATCGTGGCCGCGGCCCAGGAGGAGCGGTTCACCCGCAAAAAGCACGACGCCTCATATCCGGCCAACGCGGTGGACTTTTGCCTGAAGTCCGCGGGGATAGCGGCGAAAGATATCGGGATACTCGCCTTTTATGACAAGCCGTGGATCAAATTTGAGCGGATACTGGAAACATACCTGGCGTACGCCCCCGCGGGGATAGGCTCTTTTTTCACGGCGATCCCCATGTGGCTGAAGGAAAAGCTGTGGATGCGCGACACGTTGCGCGAGAAGCTTGGCTACGAGGGGAGGGTGGTGTTCCCGGAGCATCACGAGTCCCACGCGGCGTCCGCTTTTTTCCCTTCCCCCTTTCACGAAGCGGCCATCCTCACCACCGACGGGGTGGGGGAATGGACCACCACCTCTTTCGGCCAGGGGAAGGGGAGCGAGATGGAGATATTGCAGGAGATCCGTTTCCCCCATTCGCTGGGATTGCTGTATTCAGCGTTCACCTATTACACCGGCTTTAAGGTCAATTCCGGGGAGTACAAGGTGATGGGGCTGGCCCCGTACGGCGAGCCGAAATATGTGAAGACCATCCTGGACAACATCATAGACCTTAAGGAAGACGGCTCTTACAAGCTGGACATGAGCTATTTCAACTATTGCGCCGGGCTGACGATGACCGGCGGCAAATTCCACGATCTTTTCGGCGGCCCGCCGCGCAAGCCGGAGGCCAACCTCACGCAAAAAGAGATGGACCTGGCGCGTTCCGTTCAGGACGTGACGGAAGAGGCTGTGTTGCGCATGGGCAGGCATGTGCGCCGGGTGACTGGGAAAAAGAACCTTTGCATGGCCGGGGGCGTGGCGCTCAACTGCGTTGCCAACGGCAAGCTATTGCGCGAAAAAGTGTACGAAAACATATGGATACAGCCGGCCGCAGGTGACGCCGGGGGGGCGCTGGGCGCGGCGCTTTTCGCGTGGCACTCGGTGGAGAAGAAGCCCCGCTCCGCCGGGGGCAAGATGGACAGGCAGAAAGGTTCGCTCCTCGGCACGGAATACGGGGACGATCATATCGCCGCCTACCTTGCCAGGAACAACATCCCATCCACAAGGTTTTCCAATGTGGACGAACTTACCGATGCGGTGGCGAAAGTCCTGGCGGAGGAAAAAGTGGTGGGGTGGTTCCACGGCAGGATGGAGTTCGGCCCGCGCGCCCTTGGGGCAAGAAGCATTATCGGGGATTCCCGTTCGCCGAAAATGCAGTCCATCATGAACCTGAAGATAAAATTCCGCGAATCGTTCCGCCCCTTCGCCCCGTCGGTGTTGCGGGAGAAGGTGAATGATTATTTCGACATGGACAGCGACAGCCCATACATGTTGCTCGTGGCCCCGGTCCAGGAGCGCCGCCGCATACCGATGACCGCCGAGCAGGAAAAACTTTTCGGGATAGAAAAGCTCAACGTGCCAAGGTCGGACATACCGGCGGTGACCCATGTGGACTATTCGGCCCGGGTGCAGACGGTGGACGCGGAGCGCAACCCGGCTTACTACCAGCTTATCGGCAAGTTCGAAAAGCTCACCGGTTGCGGGGTGATAATAAACACATCGTTCAACGTGCGCGGCGAGCCTATCGTGCAAAAGCCGGAGGACGCGTACAAGTGTTTCATGCGCACCAACATGGACTATCTTGTGTTGGACAACCATCTATTGGCGAAGGAAGCGCAGCCGGAGTTGAAGGAAGACACCGACTGGCGCTCCGAATTCGAGCTGGATTGA